GAACAGCGCACCCACTCCTCCTATCACAAGTGCAGTGGAGACCCCAACGATGTTTCCTGTGCCTATTGCACCTGCCAATGTCGTCATGACGGCTTCGAAATGGCTGATATCGCCCACGGCGCCCTTTTTCCTTTTTGCAAAGAGCTGCTTTAATCCAAACCAAAGATAGCGGAATTGCACGCCGCGCAAAAGAATTGTGAGATAAACCCCCGTTCCAAGGATCAGGGCAAGAAGAGGAGCTCCCCATATCCAGGAGCGTGCGAAGTTGATAAGTTCAGCGAAATGACTCATATAGAATATTTTTGTCTATTTTTAAAAAAATAATCTATAATAGGTTAGCCAATTGCTCAATTTAAGTAAAGGGAGCTAAATAATTGATTCAAATCTATTAAAACTCGATCAGATGATGCCAGCATTTCAATCATGAATCTACTTCATCACCGATGTCTGGCATCCCTTTCTTAGAAACCTTCATTTTGTAAGCGATCCTGGAAATCATATGCGAGCCGACGGGAGCAGTCATCACAATAAACAGCAGGGTTGCAACGACCTCAAGAAAAACCAGCGGCATGGGAAAAAGGACAACAGCTGCAGCAAGCAGTAAAATCATTCCGAGAGAAGTTGCCTTCGTAATCGCATGTATGCGCGCATAGACATCCGGAAACTTCACAACGCCGATGGAAGCCACCAACATAAAGAATGAACCGCTCATGAGCAAAAAGCCCGACACCCAGTCAGTCATCAATTTGCCTCCTTAAGTATTTCGCAAATGCAATGTTGCTCATGTATGAAAGCAAAGCAATGACAACGACAGCGTTTAAGTAAACCGTTTCACCTGTTTTGGCAGCATATACGATGATCAACCCCATAACCAATGAAGCGACAAGGTCCAAAACAACAATCCTATCGGGAAGCGTCGGACCGGTCAATAACTGGTACATCCCCAAAAAAAGCGAAAGGGTTAAACAGGCAGAGCTAAAAAACACTGCAAATGGAAAAAAATTGATCATAAATTTATCCCTATTCATGGTTCAAATATCAGCTGGATTTTTTTCTCCAACTCCTCTTTAGTTTTATGGATGAAAGCTGCTTGATCGTGAAGATAGAGAACATGGACATAAATGACTTTCTTGTCAGCGGAATAATCCAAGCTTAAGCTTCCAGGGGTCATGGAGATGAGGTTAAACAGCGCAAAAATAGAGATCTCTTTTTTCAAATCGATCGGAACCTCTACAACCCCCGGTTCCAGGGAATCTGACGGCGTCAAGATATCCCAGGCAATAGACAAACTGGCAATGACAATTTCTTTCAGATAATAAATGAGAAACCCAAAGATTCTTAAAATGCGCATGAGCCTATCCCCTTTCCATAACTGCTTGTATATACTGTTGCGGATCCAGAATTTGTTCTGCAGCTGCCTGGCAAAGCGCAATGAGAGGCCCCGCAAACACTCCCATCAAAACAACGCATGCCATCAAAAAAGAAGTTGCAGCAACGGCCCTGCGACTGATTTTTCCAGAT
This genomic window from Waddlia chondrophila WSU 86-1044 contains:
- the mnhG gene encoding monovalent cation/H(+) antiporter subunit G; translated protein: MTDWVSGFLLMSGSFFMLVASIGVVKFPDVYARIHAITKATSLGMILLLAAAVVLFPMPLVFLEVVATLLFIVMTAPVGSHMISRIAYKMKVSKKGMPDIGDEVDS
- a CDS encoding monovalent cation/H+ antiporter complex subunit F, whose amino-acid sequence is MINFFPFAVFFSSACLTLSLFLGMYQLLTGPTLPDRIVVLDLVASLVMGLIIVYAAKTGETVYLNAVVVIALLSYMSNIAFAKYLRRQIDD
- a CDS encoding Na+/H+ antiporter subunit E; protein product: MRILRIFGFLIYYLKEIVIASLSIAWDILTPSDSLEPGVVEVPIDLKKEISIFALFNLISMTPGSLSLDYSADKKVIYVHVLYLHDQAAFIHKTKEELEKKIQLIFEP